DNA from Thunnus maccoyii chromosome 5, fThuMac1.1, whole genome shotgun sequence:
TGAAGTTGTTTTATCATTCACAAAGCTTTCTAATTACAAATTAAAGTTATGAAAGGATTACATTCTGTTtcttaaaaatagaaaatcttATGAGGATTCCTTTTTTTATCCACTAGGATAAAAAAAGAACTCCCAGCGAGTCTGAGGAGCTCTTACAGAACCTTAAGCCCGTGAGGAAAAGGGAAACATCACGGAAATGATTCAGACTGACTGCTTTGGCTACTGGAGACACAACATGCATTCCCATGATTCCCGGACCCAGACAAACAGTCCGTAGATGAGGATGCCGAACAGTGTCTTCATGTTTTGTAGGCAGTGAGACAAACCGAGCCTGGAGCTGTAATAACAGCACAAAGTATCTACAGTAAACGCCTTCAAAAACAGGAGATGAGGGTAAACGTGGTTCAGTCCAGCATGAAGAGAGACATCCGTTCTGCTGTCCTTGAACCCCCAGGACATGATGAGACCGGACCAGAATAAGCATTGatggagggggggtgggggggagggtaGAAATCAGGCTTGGGTCATGCAGACAAAGAGACACATAACAGAGCTCCCATGTGAGGAGGCTGGTTAGGTGGTCAACAGAAGCCCGCGGAAATTTCCCTCGCTGTGGTTCTGATGGGAAGATAGCAGAGAATGACACACAGGGATAATTGAGGAAACTTCATTATTCCACTAAGCCAGTTCAACTTGCCAGCAGGAAATTTTTAGGAAGGAGGCTCCACTTTGCAAAACTCAAAAGGGCCATCGGAAATGAAAGAGAACAGACCTGGGCGGTGAATGCAATGTGAACGCAATAAAGATAACTTCCCTCACTATCAGCACATGGATCAGATGAGCTGAATAGCTGCCGGATACCCACAGCCAGTTGGCAATCATGTGCTTTCGCAATGGAAAATGTAATAAGCAATTTACATTGTTATAGGTCACTTGGAAACTGAGGCGGTGGTGCTAATGTTCCTGATGCAAAGAAGTGCAAGACGTGACACTTGTAACACTCCAAGTGTGGGACAGTGGATACTGAAGAGATGCTCAAACAAGGGAAAATATAAGAGagactgaaacagaaaatacagaaaaggcTAAAAACAGTGCAAAAGTCTACTTGGCAAATGTcagatttaaaatgttcatgaaCCTGTAGGGATTTTAAAaggtcagttcatccaaattatatgaaaatacattCCTCACTTACTTCTAGTGATATCTAACCATGCAGATACTTCTGGTTTTATATGTCCAGGTTTTAAAATATGTGCTTCTGATGTCTTTACATTCATGCCACTACAATAAGAGTGGATTAAAATATAGTTTATGGAGCAgacagcattgaaaaattatgtttttaaaaattcaacagcGACAACTTTTTGAAGTTATTGTGAATAAGAGCTTTATAAAGAGTCTTTCTTAGGTTGACAGTACCGGTGAAATCTGTTGACAGTGAGATGAATGAGACATTGTTTTTGGTAAgatgttgaatattttaaatgtaatatttcaatGGTCTGAGCACCACAAGCAAAATTCTGCTTACCTCCATTGTACTGAGCTGGTGGTGAAAAGCTCAAAGATATAGcaaaaaccacacaaacacacaaaaaactgcaCACAAGTAAGTGAGATTTTGTTGTTGGGTGAACTTGTATTTAACACTTTGTTAAGTCTTATAAGATGTTTTTATGCTTAGTTTGATACAGACACAACGAATGCAAGTGAAAGTCAACTAAAGGTAACATGCTTGCTGACACTCTGACTTCAGATAAACAATTTTAAACAGTCACTAGTTGCACAAGGCCATGCTCGGCAGAGGTGAACGCAAACAACATTCCAGTCTGTTGGTCAATGCATTCCTATTGCAGTAAATATGGCATCATTATTCATGTGCCACGTTAGGAAATGTGGTAAATTTTTCCATTTGAGGTTAAACTAACTTTACACAAAGGGATGCTTCAACTAAAACTTGACTGCACAAggaaatatgttatttttgaaTACTTCACTCTGCACTTTGAAGCACTCTAAAGTATGGCTACATATAGCACTTCAAATGTTTATAAAGTActtaatttaattaatgttaCTCAACTTTCTTGGAATTTTGCAATTGTGTTTACTGTGCCTCTTCTTCTTAAATGCACGCACAACTGATTCCCAAACATGTGGCTCACGCTATGAGTAAGAAGAGCTGTGGTGAGGTGGAGACTGTTTGCACCATGGGGGAGGGCTTGACtgcacactgcaaaaaaatacttaaattcATTATATAAGTCACGGCATGGCAGGGAACTTCAAAGTCATGTTTGACTTAAAGcaagacaaaaagaggaaaaacataccacaaataaatacttttgttgtcgtttttacacattttattaaataagGCACTGATATCAGTGCAATATCAATAATTTTTGTCATgttcaaacaaattaattttcactgtaaactgattaaaaatgttacataatGCCCTACAGATCGCACATATCTTGTTTAAGGAATAATGTGTCCCTTATATCACGTGTCACCTCACCAAATAACTTTTTGAGGTCTTCTGGTCTTTTAAGGTTTTTAAGTcttattttttgcagtgcatcCACTTTACGCACACGACGCCTGAAATTTGATTCGAGTTTAAAAAGCCCCGACAGCAGCCACCAGCCGCAGAGCGACGGGTTCCCCTCTCTGAGCATCAGGTAGCTCCATATAGGGATCTGAGAGGCACTTCACAGCCCCTCTGGCACTGTATCTACTAGGGCGCACAGAGGGGCAGTGCCATGCACACTCCTGACTATGCGCTGCTCCTGAGCGGGGGCAACCAGTCTCTGGCTTTCAGTTCAACTTATGACCTAACGATGGGGACCATTGGGAACAACACCGTCCACCCGAACGGATCCGATCCGTTCGCGAGAAACGAGGAGGTGGCACAAATTGAGATAATGGTCCTGAGCATCACCTTCGTGGTTGCTGTGATTGGGAATGTGAGCGTCCTGCTGGCCATGTACAACACTAAGAAGAAGATGTCGAGGATGCACCTTTTCATCAAACACCTCAGCCTGGCAGACCTGGTGGTCGCCTTCTTCCAGGTGCTGCCGCAGCTCTGCTGGGAGATCACCTTCCGTTTCTATGGTCCAGACTTCCTCTGCAGGATAGTCAAGCACCTCCAGGTGATGGGGATGTTTGCGTCCACCTatatgatggtgatgatgaccCTGGACCGTTACATCGCCATCTGCCACCCTCTGAAAACCCTCCAGCAGCCCACCCAGCGCTCCTACATCATGATTATCTCCACGTGGATGTGCAGCCTGGTGCTCAGCACTCCGCAGTACTTCATCTTCTCACTGAGCGAGATCAAGAACGGCTCGGATGTCTACGACTGCTGGGCGTACTTTATCGAGCCGTGGGGCGCCAAGGCGTACATCACCTGGATAACCGTGGGCATCTTCCTGGTACCAGTGGTCATTCTCATGATGTGCTACGGGTTCATCTGCCACAGCATATggaaaaatatcaaatacaaGAAGAGGAAAACGATGGCTGGTGCTGCGAGTAAGAACGGGATGATTGGAAAGAATTCAGTCAGCAGCGTCACAACTATATCAAGAGCCAAACTGAGGACTGTTAAAATGACTTTTGTGATAGTTTTGGCGTATATTGTTTGTTGGGCGCCGTTTTTCATAGTACAGATGTGGTCTGTGTGGGATGAAAACTTCCAGTGGGCAGGTGAGTgctgaggaaaataaaatagatgTTTATTAATCATTACTGAATTTAAAATTGTAACAGCTTTAGGGATTAGTCGATACATTGTCAAAGAATAACAGCACAGAAAAGGCACTTGGTCACGtaccacaaaaagaaaaacttccCGTGCGTAAAGAAAACTCCAAGTGCGCACAGCCTTTACGCATGAATGTATTTGGCACACAAAACATAATATGCGTAAATAGCGTACATATGAATCaaaaagtagaaaatgaaaCTTGTTTACAAGCCACTCCACATACATTAAACAGCAGAATGCAGCATTGCGAGTCTTCAAAAATTTCTCTGCAGAAACGTTCTTGTTAAAAGTTTATCAGGAGCGTGCCCTGATATCATCACTTTACTCTCaacattttcttaaataataataatttaaaaaaaatactaaagaCTTTTAGCCTCCTCAGCTATGAGCTTATAGAAACGTCAACACCTTTCATTCCATAGCAAGATTAATCTTCTATTCTGTGTAACATATTTATCTTGGAACACAAATACTGCTATTTGCTTAGGGTTTTTTATGCTGTTTGAACATTTCTGGGACAGATTCAACATGCCCAGCATTCAGACTGCTGCACTAATATCAAGAAAATTAGACTTGATTCGAAACAGTCATGAAGCAAGTTTGACGTGCAACTGAAACAATAACTCTTGTAACCCAAACTTTTTGAACTATTGGGCAGATTTTCTCTTCTTTACAGAAAAATTAGGTTTTACATTTCACCACCAGATGAACTGACTTAGGCATTTCTGCAGCCAAGCCTGTACCAGATGTTTTGTGGATTAAtcatctttttcctcttccctctctctgttctctaGATTCTGAGAACACAGCAGTGACTCTGTCTGCGCTCCTTGCCAGTCTCAACAGCTGCTGTAACCCGTGGATATACATGATCTTCAGTGGTCACCTTCTCCAGGATTTTGTGCACTGCTTCTCCTGGTGccacaaaatgaacactgacttCAAGAAAGAGGACTCAGACAGCAGTCTCCGCCGAACAACACTGCTGACTAAGATGACAAATCGGAGCCCTACTGGCAGTTCTGGCAACTGGAGAGAACTGGACAACTCTCCCAAGTCCTCCATTCAGGCGGAGTAAACACGCAGCTAGGCAACACTGTTTACTGGGGTGGGAAATGAAACATGCCCAGCAGCGAAGGTACACATATATCAACTGATCTTAACTTTGAACAtgactgacagtgactgaattGTCCACCAGACTCCAAAACTATAAAGCAGATCAAGTTTTTTGCATGGGAAAGAAACAGAGATTGGGGTATAGACTGAGAATTTGCAACAAGGACagaaaatatgaacatgttcactgtgttttcttgctgtacTCTGTGTGCAAACATGTTCTTTTTCACATCTCCTctgcaaaaatttaaaaaaaaaacattgggaAAGGAAGTGAAATTTCTAAAAAGCCACATACACTCATAAAATATCATGTTTTCATATCTCCGCAATTGTAAAAGCACTAGATGCTGACACTTACCTTTTGACATAATTTTGTTAAATTCAGTTGTAATACTTGGAGAGCCTGAAGTTTTCTTGGAGTCCTAACATGATTTCTTTTAGAGAGCACTTTTCCAGGAATACTGACGCTTTTACTGGTGGTTATGTTTCCCTGCAGTGAACGGCAAACACCCTTTCCTCTTGGACTGTTTACAAAGATAAACCTTACATGGCAGCCTGGAGGTGTGTGGTGGTGAAAATGACTCTTCCAGACCGCACGTCTCTAAGTAACTGAGACAGTCACCTCATCCTTTGTGTATAGCTgtctactttattattttttcttggAATCAGATTTTAGTGGGTTATGTAAAAAAGATTCAAACCATCCTTTCCTTTAATCTGTCACAAAAAAAGAGGGATGAAGGGTTTAGGCTGCATTTATACATTGGGCCCTTGCATGCATCcgcattttttatcattttttttcatgttgcagCAGGCGGCCCTTTGTAAGGATCCTGGTTTTCATTTCTCTTCAGCAGAGGCATAC
Protein-coding regions in this window:
- the avpr1aa gene encoding arginine vasopressin receptor 1Aa, which codes for MHTPDYALLLSGGNQSLAFSSTYDLTMGTIGNNTVHPNGSDPFARNEEVAQIEIMVLSITFVVAVIGNVSVLLAMYNTKKKMSRMHLFIKHLSLADLVVAFFQVLPQLCWEITFRFYGPDFLCRIVKHLQVMGMFASTYMMVMMTLDRYIAICHPLKTLQQPTQRSYIMIISTWMCSLVLSTPQYFIFSLSEIKNGSDVYDCWAYFIEPWGAKAYITWITVGIFLVPVVILMMCYGFICHSIWKNIKYKKRKTMAGAASKNGMIGKNSVSSVTTISRAKLRTVKMTFVIVLAYIVCWAPFFIVQMWSVWDENFQWADSENTAVTLSALLASLNSCCNPWIYMIFSGHLLQDFVHCFSWCHKMNTDFKKEDSDSSLRRTTLLTKMTNRSPTGSSGNWRELDNSPKSSIQAE